The proteins below come from a single Chiloscyllium punctatum isolate Juve2018m chromosome 22, sChiPun1.3, whole genome shotgun sequence genomic window:
- the LOC140493608 gene encoding ATP-sensitive inward rectifier potassium channel 11-like, which produces MLARKGLVPEEYVLRLVEDVSRPRYRARERKVRFVAKNGACNVAHTNIREQGRFLQDVFTTLVDLKWRHTLLIFTMSFLCSWLLFAMIWWLIAFAHGDLHRPRDGGPVPCVTSLHSFTSAFLFSIEVQVTIGFGGRMITEECPAAITVLLAQNIVGLVINAIMLGCIFMKTSQAHRRAETLIFSRHAVVSPRNGRLCFMCRVGDLRKSMIIGATVRLQLVRQTATAEGEVLPLDQVDVEVDNPVGGGGIFLVAPLIIAHVIAPGSPLYPLRAADLQRRHFEVVVILEGVVETTGITTQARTSYLSDEILWGRRFVAVVGHEDGRYSVDYSKFGNTVPVPMPMPEEDAQAAPHAATFDIFPPAHRRKLTGPHRHHSDTGDEEEQGSSDRP; this is translated from the coding sequence atgttggccaggaaaGGCCTGGTGCCCGAGGAGTATGTGCTGCGGCTGGTGGAGGACGTGTCGAGGCCCCGGTACCGGGCCCGGGAGCGCAAGGTGCGCTTCGTGGCCAAGAACGGCGCGTGCAACGTGGCGCACACCAACATCCGAGAGCAGGGCCGCTTCCTGCAGGACGTCTTCACCACCCTGGTGGACCTCAAGTGGAGGCACACGCTGCTCATCTTCACCATGTCGTTCCTGTGCAGCTGGCTGCTCTTCGCCATGATCTGGTGGCTGATCGCCTTCGCGCACGGTGACCTGCACCGGCCCCGGGACGGCGGCCCGGTGCCGTGCGTGACCAGCCTGCACTCGTTCACCTCGGCGTTCCTGTTCTCCATCGAGGTGCAGGTCACCATCGGCTTCGGGGGCCGCATGATCACCGAGGAGTGCCCGGCCGCCATCACCGTGCTGCTGGCGCAGAACATCGTCGGCCTGGTCATCAACGCCATCATGCTGGGCTGCATCTTCATGAAGACCTCGCAGGCGCACCGCCGCGCCGAGACGCTCATCTTCAGCCGCCACGCGGTGGTGTCGCCGCGCAACGGCCGCCTGTGCTTCATGTGCCGCGTGGGCGACCTCCGCAAGAGCATGATCATCGGCGCGACGGTGCGCCTGCAGCTGGTCCGCCAGACCGCCACCGCCGAGGGCGAGGTGCTGCCGCTCGACCAGGTCGACGTCGAGGTGGACAACCCGGTGGGCGGCGGCGGCATCTTCCTGGTGGCGCCGCTGATCATCGCGCACGTGATCGCGCCCGGCAGCCCGCTGTACCCGCTGCGCGCCGCCGACCTGCAGCGCCGCCATTTCGAGGTGGTCGTCATCCTCGAGGGGGTGGTGGAGACCACCGGCATCACCACGCAGGCGCGGACCTCCTACCTCTCCGACGAGATCCTGTGGGGCCGCCGCTTCGTCGCCGTGGTCGGCCACGAGGACGGCCGCTACTCGGTCGACTACTCCAAGTTCGGCAACACCGTGCCGGTGCCCATGCCCATGCCCGAAGAGGACGCCCAGGCCGCGCCGCACGCCGCCACCTTCGACATCTTCCCGCCGGCCCACAGGAGGAAGCTCACGGGGCCGCACCGCCACCACTCCGACACCGGGGATGAGGAGGAGCAGGGAAGCAGCGACAGGCCATGA